The Cicer arietinum cultivar CDC Frontier isolate Library 1 chromosome 1, Cicar.CDCFrontier_v2.0, whole genome shotgun sequence genome contains the following window.
GAGTTAATAATTTGCAAGTTCCAATGGATAGGATTCTTGACAGAAGCTACATAGACTCCATCAGAAAGACAATGCAGATGCATGAGGACATCTTCAAGAACCAGGTATAATGTCAATGTTGTATGCACTATTTTGCAATCTTCTTATCTTAATGATACAAAATTCAAGTTGCCATTCAATTTTTACTTTCCTTTGGACTGTTTTTTTAATCAGGATTGTTGTGCTAAGGATGACCAATTTTCATAGGATttgatcaaattaaatttttttattaggctTCTTTAGTTGTGAATTCAATACCAGATAGGTTTTATTGGAATAAAGCACATGGTAGAGTCagatattgataaaattaagaATTTGGATTGAATGGTTCCAATTTGAGAGAGCTACTTTTTTTCATATTGTCAAAATCTCCTTCAATGCcccaataaaataaattgtgcAATAAATTGCTAGTAGTGTTCAATCATTACACTTTGACAGGGACAATGTTGATGTCATAATCAGTGTAAGAATTCCTTCACTCAATGACATATGCATTCATGtccatattttaatcatatactataagcttttttttttattatttgttacaTCGTACGAGACACTAACTCTCACATGTAGACAACACTAATATGTTTGATACTAAACACACCTTCAATTTAAAATGTCGGTgctagatattttttattagtaatgtttttgtttgatgcataataaaatgatattatgGTATGccattaatttaattgaagatGTTCCTAGATAGAaaaatttattagtattttggAATTTGTAGGTAAAGGAGCTACACAGAGTATACAATGTACAAAAGGTGCTAATGGATGAGGTAAAAAATGAAACCAAGCAAAATAAATATTGGACCCCTATGAATGGCATAGGCATAAACCATCCTTATtttcttcaacaacaaaatcaagCAACACAAATTTCATTTAGCCATGTCCAAATTTTGAAAGAGGAACTATACATAAAAGAAAGAAGTGGAAGCTGTTCAggagaaataataaaaagacaAAGGGATTTTGATCTTGAAAAGCCAGCTTCTGAGAGAGACATATTTAGTGGAGCAAGTGTTTGTGATGAAGCATTTCAAAGTTGTAAAATAAGCAATGATGGTTGTGATGAAGAAATGGAAGTGGATTTGACTTTATGTATAGGAAACAACCAAgataataagaagaagaagaaaaataggtCTTATTTGATACCATTAGGATGCTCAGATTCACCTAATGGTATGAAAAATTCTTATGTTTGTTTTCAATCAGATAGAGTTGGAGATTGTAGTGATCCTACTACACCAATTAGCAGCTCTAGTGTCACATTTGATCAAGATAAAAAAGGGCCACATTGGCTTTCTCAAGGATTAAAGCTTAAATAGAAgcatggttttaaattgcggCCGCAATACAACAATTTTAAAGGTCTCTGCAATTGTGTCTGCATAGCTCTGCAATTGCGACCACAATATAATGGTTTTAGAGGTCTCTACAATGGTATTGCGACTGTAATTGTGCCCGCATAGTTTGCATTTGTCACATTTTATTGCACAATAAAAGTTAATAGAATTACCGCAATTTAAAACCAAGAATAGGAGTTTAACTTGTTTAATGTGTCCTTTTTACTTTACTCTATATTATGGACCACTTAATTTGTATGGTTCATGTGAACATATTCCTAGATGAGTTTTTACTTTATTCCAATAAATGgataacttatataaatatatatactttcATTTGAGTGTCCTTTTCTGTATATAGATAAGAGTTAGTATATGAGGTGATTCTTAAATTAGTTTCAAGTCCAACAtgttattttcaaaccaaaatgCTATTGTAAAGGCTGAACCTAGTACCACTTGATGCTTTATGTGAATTTTAATATAAGGAAAGTCCACTCTCAAAAgactatataataatatatcaaaaagTTTAATATTCTTTCATAGtccaaattcttattttgactaTGTTGTTATCCTGAAACTTATTttggaataaataaataaataaagaaatgcacCATCACAAAGTAGGATAAGAGCATCACATTGTGCAGACTAATGGCTATCAATATCATTgctttacaaaaaaattttaactataGTCTTggatcaattttaattattgggGTAAATTTTAACCGAGTATTATTCTTCGAGTCGGATATGATCATAATGGACACCGAAAGTCTTCTTCAAGAGATTTCACATTGTTGTATTTTCAAGACTAAATTGAACTTAAAATTTCTGATTAAGTTGAAAGAGACTTTTATCATCTCATCAAATACTTTTGGGTAAGGAGAGAATCTCATTGTATGTGCACCAGACACATACAAagatatatcattttttaaagtttttcaaaaaaaaaaaaaatatagactaaTTAAGCATTTAGTTTAAAATGAAGATGTGTTTTGTGTCGTATGCAAAATTATTAGTTCTTAGTTAGAATGGGTTagcatagtaaaaaaaaaaaagttagtatATTGTCTAGTAAGTGCAATTGAATATCATCATTACAAGAAATAAGTATTATAAGAGACACTTAAGAACTAAGCAGATCCCAAGCTAAATCTATTTTGGTgtgattgtgtttattttaaaccTATTCACGCACAAAAAgttcaacaaatgaaaaacaatAAAGAGATTAAGGAAATGTAATTTATTAACCGATTTTATTAATGCAATTAGTATATATGAATTGTATCTTTTTCCAAATACAAAACGATTggtataaatatgataaaagaaCCGCAATATTTTATGGCTTTATGCAATTGGATAGAAGGGGACATTGAAAAGGGGGTCTAGGACAACACCATGGGCATTTAAATATGATACGCCATCAATTTCAAGAAGATCTTCAATACAATTTCCATTATAGCCAAATGCCAAAATAAGCAAAGTGGATATCTTATCGTTGTATTATTAGTTAATGAAATGTGTACTTTTTANNNNNNNNNNNNNNNNNNNNNNNNNNNNNNNNNNNNNNNNNNNNNNNNNNNNNNNNNNNNNNNNNNNNNNNNNNNNNNNNNNNNNNNNNNNNNNNNNNNNNNNNNNNNNNNNNNNNNNNNNNGGAAAGAGAAAATCCTTTAAAACACCATTCAAAATATCTAGACGTTAGTAATGTCACGCCTTAATTTTATTATCcgattaattatgtttattttcatatatttctatatttttaatgatatttattaAGAATTATGTTTTCATTCATTAATTTCACCTGCTGCATATTTATTTATCCCTGTAAATCTAGTATTATAAGTTttaaacttataattataaaatgttttCTCAAGCTAATTCttttattgaagaatataattatcaCTTATAATATCTTAAATGTTTTTTTGAGAGAGGGGCAACAGCGACAACCTAGGACTTATCGTGATAGACCTAATATAAAATCTtagtttaaataatattaattatttttaagtaaaaaattaaaatacaaagaCATCACATTGTAGAATTGACATCTCAACTATATTGATACTTCAAAAATAATACCTATTATTTGCAATGTcctaataattttattgaataaaaaataaaaagtttggaGACACTAaaccaaaatccaaaaaaaCCAGTGTAGAAAACACTATCTTATTAAAAATCTTACTTAGAAAATTCAAACAGATAAAGTCTAGCgaagaaaaaaagaatgcaTTGTGATAAAACAAACACTATACGATAAAAATCATTCCAAATACAACACAGCGACAAATTCCACTGGTAATTCATTATATAcatattttacattgtttttagtcttatttatctttaatcattaattaatttaagaagttatttaatatagtttattgattttaattcttaaatttaATGACGTGTTTAAGTTCTTATTTCCTTAATTAAGTAGAGAATTTTTGTAGTTTTGTATTGTTTcgttgttttagtgcagtgctgaattttggtgagaaatcaacattaatcatgtggagtatttcaaCTATATATGGAGTTGTAGGTATCCAAATGGAGTCAAAACTAAGTTAAACGGAAAGCTCAAATGAGGTATCCAAATGGAGTGAGAACCATATTCGCAATCAAAAGATGTGAAAATGCAATAGAAATCAGACCTCAAATGTTATGCAATGGAGCACAAATGTTTGTGTATTGGTGCatttctataatattttgacAATCTCATGGTTGAATGATCTGATTTGTTAGTAGTATTTCACAAAGTAAGTGTGGTAATCAGCATGACACAATTTCAATCATGCTTTTAACCCATTTTGGAGGATAGATTTTGCTTTAAATTTGATCTAtgtaatctatatttttttctcactattattttttaaatttccagGCTAGTGAGCTTCCttcattctatattttttttgtggCCCAAGTTTTTTTGCAGGTTGCCCTTTCGGGTTTTCAACTTAacatactttttatttttcatttttttgagATCATAATTTTTGCCTAGGCCTTCCTTTTAAGTTTTCAATCTATTGgtcttgtttatttatttatgtaccctaattttttctTAGGTTTACCCTTTTGAGTTCTCAACCTAAcgagttattttttaattctttttttcaaCACTAACTTTTGTCTAGGTTGCCTTTTCGAGTTATTGGCCTAGTGGGTCTTTACCGagttttgtaccctaattttttccTAGGTCACACCCTTTTGAGTTTTTATCctaaaggatttttttttatttaattttttggacCATAACCTTTGCCTAGGTATCccttttgattatttatttttataccaCAATTTTTTGTAAGTCTCCCTTTCGGGTTTTCGACCTAATGGGTGTTTATTTAGCTTTGTACTCTAACTTTTGCCTATGTCATTTTTTCGGATTATGGACCTAATGGgtctttattcaattttatactCTAAATTTGGCCTAAGTCTCCATTTACGATTTTCGACCAAccataattttattcaattttgtaCCTTAGTATTTATTTGCCTAGGTTGCCTTTTTGtattttcaacctagcgggtcttTATTCAGTTTCGTACCCTGATATTTTTCTAGGTCGTTCTTTTGGATTATTAACCTAGTGGGTTATTTTATTCATAAGTAATACTTTTTTTATCACGTCGGAGTTCAAAAGAAGTGTTAAGTCTTCTCAATCTATATTTGTGTAGGTAAGAGCCTTGGttgaaagtatttttattttttataatataggGGTTTAGATAGTTGGGAGTACATTTGCCAAGTTAGGCCTTTTAGAGGTGCAAAATCTTCTTGAGAATTGATTATTTCTTTAGAACTTCACATAGCATACTTTCTTCTTGTAAGCTCTTTTCGATCTTATTTGGTAAGTTGTACGTGGAAAAAGTTTTCTTCAACTAAACTTAAttggttaaaatatatttgtaattcaCCCCACTCGATGAGAGGATTTTTACTTGAATATCTAACATTGTCTTTATTCGTGGAGTGTATTTTACAGTTACAACATAATATTTCCTACCAATGGTAAAAGAATTTTCCATCAAGCTCTTCTTCTATGCATCATAGTAAGTAGGATAATCATGACTTTTCATTAGGTGACTTTTCTTCGTTACCActtactttaaaaattaaagataaaatagcCAAAACATCTTCTAGTTGATTATTTAATTGAGAGACATGATCGAAAATTTCTTCCAAATTGTTAAAACAATTGTTTGAAAAGGACATATTAAAGGATCATTTTcgtatttgaaatattttttcctTAATTAACTGGATGAGTATCCATATACTTTAAACATTCCCGTTTTTAATTCTAAGGTTGCTTATACTCATTTTACAATTCGTATGTTCCTCCATGGTATTGGTATAGTCAAAGCGCAAGTAAGCAATGATAAGGATAAAAAAGACCATTCTAGGAGATTAATGTGGTGTTAATTGTATGCTCCACAATATTGAGGCTTCTTCAAATAATGTGATTTATTTTTACCCTTGTCCCATTCAGTGAAATTAATAGcacaattgaaataatattatgagATTTTACTAAACTTATTTGTGAATGAACTACTTCCAAATATGCAATTAGACGCAACCGGGACCAAAGGCAACCATAACCAAAGTTAACTAGGAACAGAGACAATAAAATCAAAGGCAACCAGAAACTAGAGACAACTGGAATCATAAGGAATCTCACTAGCACCATTACCTAAATCTCGAGGATGAGTCGTGTTGTATATATTTGTAGCCATAATTGGTGGATTAGTGGCTCTAGGCAAGATATAACCCTTGAGGTAGACGAAAAGGCGAGAAACGTTGATGCGTGTAGAGCAAAATTTGGTGGATGAATAGGATGCCTTACGGTGTTATATCATCtattaacattttttcttattatctCTTAAAAATGAAGGTGatatgaaatgatttttttttaataagatgaaaaagaaaaaaagcatgatgtaaaataaaataaaaatgataaaatatgcGTAATTATGCAATGCAATGCAATATGGTGAATATGCGATATAggtaggataattttttttttcaaacatgggATTTGTATGATACTTATTCTTATTTGATTGTTCTATGGTCTTTAAATTGAACCTTTACATTGCATACTATagttttaaattgatttttagagcacacaactcaactataaaatattaaattaataaataaactattaaaataaaaatatttgaaataaaaaaatctaacttTAAGTAAGACTTTCGGATATATTACCGATATATCttacttttgaaaaaacttAACCAAAATACTTCACTTTCTAAAACTGTtaccaaaatgccctactttttagggCAAGAAGGAAAACTCTCCCTGGAGGAGTGATACATCAAAGAGACTAAATTTTTTCCCCTAACAGGAGGTCGCTGgccggggatgcgacctcccaaaggagtttttaaaaaaaaatttaattcgttttttgttttaattaattgttaaaagttttttggttttaataaatatttaaattaataaataattatattaaataataaattaataataattattattaattattattattgttattattattaaaaattgctataattaaaatttattaaaattaaattaaaaattattaattattattatagttattattaatcttattattattaaaaattgttataattaaaaattattaaaattaaattaaaaataattaaaattattaattattattatagttattattaatcttattattattaaaaatttaaaaattgttatgattaaaaattattaaaattaaattaaaaataattattattatttattattattattattattgttattattattaaaaattgctataattaaaaattattaaaattaaaatagtaaattaaattataaatttcaaagaacatacattaaaaaaaaaatgatacatcaaatttgagtGGATGTACCCGCAGCGTTTGGACAATGTTTCCTAGTATGACCAGATATCCTACATAATCCACATTTTTTGGGTACTCTTTCTGTAGTATCCATTTCTGTTTTAATGCGTTTGCTCTTTGGCCGACCTTTCTTGACTCTCcgcattagtggattgtgacacaACTTAATACCTTCATATTGTGGCCAATATCCTTTGTTTGGTATGGGTGGGAAGGCTTCCTCGTAGACTTTTAATACCGTTTCCTCCTTGTACACATCAGGTATAAGActccaataatcatattttatgctagaacatgctgctatgacatgtgaacaaggcatatgtttagcttgata
Protein-coding sequences here:
- the LOC101495820 gene encoding uncharacterized protein; the protein is MGTKIEYSINPLAPSIDCNNFSTVCGVDVWEYYQNKGVKLSNNHCNIIGVNNLQVPMDRILDRSYIDSIRKTMQMHEDIFKNQVKELHRVYNVQKVLMDEVKNETKQNKYWTPMNGIGINHPYFLQQQNQATQISFSHVQILKEELYIKERSGSCSGEIIKRQRDFDLEKPASERDIFSGASVCDEAFQSCKISNDGCDEEMEVDLTLCIGNNQDNKKKKKNRSYLIPLGCSDSPNGMKNSYVCFQSDRVGDCSDPTTPISSSSVTFDQDKKGPHWLSQGLKLK